From the genome of Myxococcales bacterium:
GGTGACGAGCGAACCCTCGGGGGCGCCTTCGTCGGAGGCACGCGCGAGTTCGTCATTCGTCGATCCGCAGAGCTCGAAATGGCGGTGCGTCCGACCGATCCACGCCGTCGTGAGCCGCTGGGGCAGCTCGAGTTCCCAGTTCATCTCGTCGTCACGAAGGTAAAAAGTCGAGCGCGATGTCCACCGCGCGTGCCGCATGGGTGAGGGCGCCCACGGAGACGAGATCCACGCCCGTCTCCGCGAAGCTGCGAACCGTCGCAAGCGTGACCCCGCCCGAGACCTCGAGGAGGGGCACACTGCGGCCGCGGGCGTTGCGGCGCTCGACGGCTACGAGGATGTCGGTCCGCGTGAAGTTGTCGAGCAGGACGATATCGGCCTCGGCCTCGAGCGCCTCGTCGAATTGAGCCAGGGTGTCGACCTCGACCTCGATTTTCAATCCGTGCGGTGCCTGTTTCCGGGCGGCGTGCACCGCGGCCGCGACGGACCCCACGGCGGCCACGTGGTTGTCTTTGATGAGAACACCCGAACCGAGGTCGAAGCGGTGGTTGCGACCGCCTGCCACGCGAACGGCATATTTTTCGAGGGCGCGGTACCCCGGCGTGGTCTTTCGGGTGTCGGTGACCTGCGCGCGGGTTCCCTCGACGGCCGCCACGAAGCGCGCGGTTTGTGTGGCCACCCCACAAAGACGCTGAAGGAAGTTGAGGGCCGTGCGCTCCGCCGCCAGCACGCCGCGGGCGGTCCCTTCGACCGAAGCCAGAACGGTCCCCGCTTCGGCTCGGTCGCCCTCAGCCACGAGCCCGCAGAAGCGCACCTGGGGCTCCACCCGCTCGAACACCAGGGCCGCCAAAGGCAGGGCGGCCACCACGAGCGGCTCCCGAGCCACCAGCTGGGCTCGTGCCCCGATCTCGGCGGGAACGCTGACGACGGAGGTTACGTCTCCGCGTCCGAGGTCCTCCTCGAGCGCCAAGTCGATCAATCCACGGGTATGTGGCGAATTCCAGGGCAACACGAGGCGTAAGCTATTCGGTTGCGCCTCGAATCTCAATCTCGGTCGCCCTGGCCCGGCGACGGCCGCCTTAAAGCCAGCTTTCGATCGGCCAGCCTCGCAACCGGGCTGCCCGTCGAAGCCGAGGGTCGGGGTTCACCACGATTCGATTTTTGACACGCTCGAGCATGGGCAGGTCTGTGTACGAATCCGTATAGAACCAGCTCTCCTCGAGATTCAGCGCGAACCGAGAGCCAAGGCTCTCGGCCCAGTGAATCTTTCCTGCACCGTAGCAGGCGGGACCCAGCAGCCGGCCCGTGAAGAGGCCCTTTTCGACCTCCAGTTCTGTGGCGCCCACAGCGTCCATGCCGAGCGACCTTGCCACGGGCTTGACCACGTAGGCCGGAGACGTCGACAAGATGGCCAGGAAGCGCCCCCCCGCGCGGTGATCCTCGACGCGGCGAAGGCCCTCGGGGAGGAGCCTTGGCAACACCGTGTCCTCCACCCACCGCTGGCACATCTCGGCGAACTCGTCCTCGCGTTGACCGCGCAGCATCGTCACGACCCGGCCTGCGACGGCAGGGAGGTCCAGCAGCGCGAAATGGTACCGCGCCATCCAGGTGAGCGCCTGGAGCGCCCGGGCCAGGGAAAGCTCTCCGCGCCGACGCATGTGACCGACGAAGAGCCGCCCGGTGTTCACCGGGACCAGCGTGCGGTCGAGATCGAAAAAAGCGACGGGGCGCAAAGTCATACCTCGGTGGGGGCTCGGCCACGCCCCGGAGCCGTGCAGAAAGGACGGCCGGGAGGAGTGTACGAGGTGCGCGGTCAGAGACCTAGCTGTTCCTAGAATTTAGGATGGTTTTCGGGCGTTCAGGTTTCAGTCTTGAGCGTGCAGCGTGACATCTCGCCACCCGATCCGTGGCGTATGTCACGACCCTGAAACGCCTTGGCCTCGGCCCAGCGAAACACATGTCGGTTTGACTTCGCCCCAGGCCCGCGGTAAAGAGCGCGCCAGTCATCATGCGGCTCACCGGGGGCCTTGACCGAGGGCGAAAGCTCAAGGCTCCACGCGGTCTAAAAACTCGACCCACAGCGTCCAAGGTACGCGAGGCGGTGTTCAACATCCTCGGGCCGCCGCCAAATGGCGACGTCCTGGATTTGTTCGCCGGAACGGGTTCCCTGGGCATCGAGGCACTCTCCCGGGGCGCGGCCTCGGCCGTGTTCGTCGAGCGTGACAGCCGGGCGCTTGCGGCGCTGCGGAAGAACTTGGCCGAGCTCGGCCTTCAGCAGCGCGCCGCCGTCGTGGGACGGGACGTGCTTCAGGCGCTCGCCAGCCTGGCCAGCGAGGGCCGCCGCTTCGCTTGGGTGTTCGTCGATCCTCCTTACGCCGCAGGCGAGGTCGAGCACGTGCTGCGCGCTCTCGGCTGCCACGGCCTGGCGGCCGGGGGTGTGGTCATCGTCGAGCACGACAAGCGCAGCGTGCCGCCGGACGAGAGCGGGGGCTTGATCCTGACCGACCGGCGTTACTACGGTGACACCGGACTTTCCTTTTACCGATGCCAGCAAGGGCTTGCCGCGTGAGCGCCGCACCCATGGTGGGCATCTACCCGGGCACGTTCGACCCCATCACGAACGGGCACGTGGACATCCTCAAGCGGGCCGTACGGCTATGCGACAAGGTGATCGTGGCCGTGGCACACAACGTGCGCAAAGCGCCGCTTTTCTCGGTGGAGGAGCGCGTCGAGATGGTTCGCGCGGCTGTGGGTGACCTCCCGAACCTCGAGGTAGACGCGTTTTCTGGTCTTCTCGTTGATTACGCACGCCAGCGCGGCGCCCGCGCCATCGTGCGCGGCCTGAGAGCCATCGCCGATTTCGAGTACGAGTTCCAGTTCGCGCACATGAACCGGCACCTCGCGCCCGACGTCGAGACCATTTTTTTGATGACCAGCGAGGAGAGCTTTTATGTTTCTTCGTCTCTGGTAAAAGAGGTGGCCAGCATGGGCGGCGACATCAACCGCATAGCGCCGCCTGCCGTCGTGCGGGCCCTGCACGAGAAACTCAACCGTCGCTGAACGAAAACCCCTGGCCACGTGGATCGACACTCATGAAACTCTCGAAGCGTCTGGACGTCATTGAACCCTCGATGACCCTCAAGGTCACCCAACGGGCAGCTGAGCTCAAAGCTCAGGGCGTGGACGTGATCAGCTTCGGAGCCGGTGAGCCCGACTTCGATACGCCCGCGCACATCAAGGAAGCCGCGAAGAAGGCCCTTGATGCGGGCGCGACCAAGTACACCGCGGTGGCCGGCACGCCCGAGCTCCGCAAGGCCGTCGCAGCCTGGTTCTCGAAGGACCACGGTCTCGATGTGTCTCCGTCCGAAGTGATGGTCTCGGCGGGTGCCAAGCAAGTGATCTACAACGCGTTCCAGGCCGTGCTGAGCGAGGGTGACGAGGTCATCCTGCCGGCGCCCTATTGGGTGAGCTACTCTGAGATCGCGAAGCTCGCGGGGGCAGTCCCCGTTCCCGTCGTGTCCACCGCGGCCGACAATTTCGTGGTCCGTCCCGAGGCCATCGCGAAGGCCATCACACCCAGGACCAAGCTCATTCTGGTCGTGTCACCCAGCAACCCCACGGGCGCCGTCTACGACGAGCCTACCTTGCGGGGCATCGCCGACCTCGTGGTCAAGCATGACCTGTGGATGCTGACAGACGACATCTACCGCTACCTTTGCTACGGAAACGCGAAGTTCGTTCAACCGGCCACCTTTGGCCCCGAGGTGCGCAAGCGCACCATCATCGCCGATGGGGTGTCGAAGGCGTACGCGATGACGGGCTGGCGCATCGGGTTCGCTTGCGCCCCCAAGGAGGTGATCGAGGCCATGGGCACGCTCCAGGGGCAGTCCACCACGAACGCCGCAGCCGTCAGCCAGGCGGCTGCCTTGGCGGCGATCAGCGGTCCTCAAGACGAAGTCGAGCGGATGCGCCTCGAGTTCGACAAGCGCCGCCAGTTCATGGTGAAGGGACTCAACGCGATCCCGGGCGTCTCCTGTGTCGAGCCGATGGGTGCTTTTTACGCATTTCCCGACGTTTCGGCCTACAACGGCAAGACCACGCCAGGTGGCAAGTTGATCAAGGACGATCTCGATCTGTGCGAGTACCTGATCAGCGAGGGGCGGGTCGCTCTGGTGCCAGGAAGTGCCTTCTACGCCCCGGGCTTCGTGCGCCTTTCCTACGCAACGTCTCAGGCAAACATCGAAAAGGGCCTCGGGCGCATCGCCGAGGCGCTCGCCCAGCTCAAGTGAGCGAGGCCCTGCGGGCCTGGTGAGCCCCTGCACCTCGTCTCCTTGGACCGGACATCCTGAAACGCCCGCCTGCCGCCAAGGCGCTGCGTGCCGGCGTTTTCGGGAGGCCCCTATCATACGGTGTGGGGCGTAAGCCGTTTACGGCGCAGCTTCTCGACCAGGGTCGTGCGGTTGAGCCCCAGGAGCTCTGCGGCCTTGTTCTTGTTTCCCCCCGTGCGTTCGAGTGCCTCGGCGATCATGCGTTCTTCCACGGCCTCGAGGATGGTCTTGAGGTCGGTGGCTCCTGCTTCTTCGGGAAGCGAGGGGATCACGCCGCTGCTCTGGCTGCTCTGGGCAGGCGCGGCGCTCGTCTGAAGCAGCCGGATGTTCGACGGCAGATCCGAGACGCCGATACGGCCGCTGCCCTTCATGATGACGAGGCGCTCGATGAGGTTCTCGAGCTCACGAATGTTCCCTGGCCAGCTGTGTCGCTTCAGCAGATCCAGCGCGGGCGGCTCGAGTCCCAGGATGGCCCGCCGGTGATGTTGGTTGGCGCGTTTCATGAAGTGCTCGACCAGAAGCGGGATATCGGCCGGGCGGGATCGCAGGGGCGGCATCTCGATCGGAATCACGTTCAGGCGCCAGTAGAGATCAGAGCGGAACCGGCCCGCTTCGGCCTCGGCGGCCAGGTCACGGTTCGTCGCTGCAATCACGCGCACGTCAATCTGCACCGGGGCTTCTTGTCCGACCGGGTAAAGTTCGCCTTCCTGAATGACGCGCAGGAGCTTGGCTTGCACGCCCATCTCCATCTCGCCAACTTCGTCGAGGAAGATCGTGCCTCCGTCTGCTTGGCCGAATCGCCCCGTGCGGGCGTTGTTGGCGCCCGTGAAGGCACCTTTGGTGTGCCCGAAAAGCTCCGACTCGACCAAGGTCTCGGGGATCGCTGCACAGTTGACCGCCACGAAAGGCGTCTTCGCGCGGGGCGAACCCGCCACGATGGAGCGGGCCACGAGCTCTTTGCCGGTGCCCGACTCACCGGTGATGAGTACGGTACACGAGGTGTCCGCGACTTGCGCGATCATCGCGAGCACAGGCATGATCGCAGGGTCTTCCCCGAGAAGCCACGGCGCGAAGCGATCCCTCCAAGCTGAGGGATCGAGGATCGGGGGCGGCGTTTTCTCCGAGAACCCGAGGACGTGATCCAAGACCTCCTCGAGTGCCGGAAACTCGAAGGGCTTGATCAGGAAGTCTCGGGCTCCGGCCCGCATGGCCCGCACGGCATCGGGGATCTCCGCGCTTCCGCTCATGACGATGACGGGGGTGCTTGGGCTGTGGCGCCGGGCGGCTTCCAGGATCTCGAAGCCGTTCACCTCCGGCATGCGAAGGTCGGTCACGATCACGTCGAAGGTTCCGTTCGCGACGTGACCCAGGCCCTGCGGGCCGTCCGCTGTCACCACGTCGAAGGAAAGGGTGCGCAGCAGCCTGGCCAGGCCTCGGCAAAGCGAGTCTTCGTCGTCGCAGAGTAGTAGCTTTCTCACCAGAGCTCCAGGGGAAGTAAGGGCAGGGGACCGGAGGCGAGGCGTAGTCAGACAGGGGCGAAACGGGGGCGAACTAGGTGGTTCGATCACCCCCGCCCACGAAGGCGCAGATGTAAGTTAAGTGGCTGTAATCTTGACTGAAAGAGCATAGGCCGCGCCACGCCATTATGGCACGGGTTCAATTTTTGGGTCAAGCCGATGTGTAAGGCGGCCGATAGTTGACGGTTTATTCCCGCGCCCAGGGAGCGGTGCTTCTCAACACGAGCGCGGGTGCTTTCGGGGTGCGCGCCAACGCAATTCACTTGGCTCCCGACGCCCCGGAATACGACCCGCTCGGACGCGTTGGCGCCGCATGCGGTGGCTTTGTCTCTCGATCCCGCTCACATCTGGAAAAGCGGCATTTTTCCCTCACGCACCCACTTTGGTGCATACACTTCGCCCGTGACCGACCCGGCGAAATCATTGTTGCTCCGTTTCGAGCGCGCACTGCACGAGCTCGACGCCTCCGTGGATCTGCAGCCTGCTTCGGCGCAGGCCGATGTCGCAGGCCGGCTCTCCGCCCGGCTCGGGCGGCCCGTCCCTCAGGGCGTTGCGGCCTTCTTTGGTGCCTACGACGGCGGCACCATTTCTCGGAAAACGGGCGAGCAGGGTCAGGCCGAACTTCTGGTCAGGTTCATCACCTTCGACGAGGCGGTTTCGCTCTGCGAGCAGGGCGGTGCG
Proteins encoded in this window:
- the nadC gene encoding carboxylating nicotinate-nucleotide diphosphorylase, coding for MPWNSPHTRGLIDLALEEDLGRGDVTSVVSVPAEIGARAQLVAREPLVVAALPLAALVFERVEPQVRFCGLVAEGDRAEAGTVLASVEGTARGVLAAERTALNFLQRLCGVATQTARFVAAVEGTRAQVTDTRKTTPGYRALEKYAVRVAGGRNHRFDLGSGVLIKDNHVAAVGSVAAAVHAARKQAPHGLKIEVEVDTLAQFDEALEAEADIVLLDNFTRTDILVAVERRNARGRSVPLLEVSGGVTLATVRSFAETGVDLVSVGALTHAARAVDIALDFLPS
- a CDS encoding HAD-IB family hydrolase, with product MRPVAFFDLDRTLVPVNTGRLFVGHMRRRGELSLARALQALTWMARYHFALLDLPAVAGRVVTMLRGQREDEFAEMCQRWVEDTVLPRLLPEGLRRVEDHRAGGRFLAILSTSPAYVVKPVARSLGMDAVGATELEVEKGLFTGRLLGPACYGAGKIHWAESLGSRFALNLEESWFYTDSYTDLPMLERVKNRIVVNPDPRLRRAARLRGWPIESWL
- the rsmD gene encoding 16S rRNA (guanine(966)-N(2))-methyltransferase RsmD; this translates as MRLTGGLDRGRKLKAPRGLKTRPTASKVREAVFNILGPPPNGDVLDLFAGTGSLGIEALSRGAASAVFVERDSRALAALRKNLAELGLQQRAAVVGRDVLQALASLASEGRRFAWVFVDPPYAAGEVEHVLRALGCHGLAAGGVVIVEHDKRSVPPDESGGLILTDRRYYGDTGLSFYRCQQGLAA
- the coaD gene encoding pantetheine-phosphate adenylyltransferase, with amino-acid sequence MVGIYPGTFDPITNGHVDILKRAVRLCDKVIVAVAHNVRKAPLFSVEERVEMVRAAVGDLPNLEVDAFSGLLVDYARQRGARAIVRGLRAIADFEYEFQFAHMNRHLAPDVETIFLMTSEESFYVSSSLVKEVASMGGDINRIAPPAVVRALHEKLNRR
- a CDS encoding pyridoxal phosphate-dependent aminotransferase — protein: MKLSKRLDVIEPSMTLKVTQRAAELKAQGVDVISFGAGEPDFDTPAHIKEAAKKALDAGATKYTAVAGTPELRKAVAAWFSKDHGLDVSPSEVMVSAGAKQVIYNAFQAVLSEGDEVILPAPYWVSYSEIAKLAGAVPVPVVSTAADNFVVRPEAIAKAITPRTKLILVVSPSNPTGAVYDEPTLRGIADLVVKHDLWMLTDDIYRYLCYGNAKFVQPATFGPEVRKRTIIADGVSKAYAMTGWRIGFACAPKEVIEAMGTLQGQSTTNAAAVSQAAALAAISGPQDEVERMRLEFDKRRQFMVKGLNAIPGVSCVEPMGAFYAFPDVSAYNGKTTPGGKLIKDDLDLCEYLISEGRVALVPGSAFYAPGFVRLSYATSQANIEKGLGRIAEALAQLK
- a CDS encoding sigma-54 dependent transcriptional regulator, whose protein sequence is MRKLLLCDDEDSLCRGLARLLRTLSFDVVTADGPQGLGHVANGTFDVIVTDLRMPEVNGFEILEAARRHSPSTPVIVMSGSAEIPDAVRAMRAGARDFLIKPFEFPALEEVLDHVLGFSEKTPPPILDPSAWRDRFAPWLLGEDPAIMPVLAMIAQVADTSCTVLITGESGTGKELVARSIVAGSPRAKTPFVAVNCAAIPETLVESELFGHTKGAFTGANNARTGRFGQADGGTIFLDEVGEMEMGVQAKLLRVIQEGELYPVGQEAPVQIDVRVIAATNRDLAAEAEAGRFRSDLYWRLNVIPIEMPPLRSRPADIPLLVEHFMKRANQHHRRAILGLEPPALDLLKRHSWPGNIRELENLIERLVIMKGSGRIGVSDLPSNIRLLQTSAAPAQSSQSSGVIPSLPEEAGATDLKTILEAVEERMIAEALERTGGNKNKAAELLGLNRTTLVEKLRRKRLTPHTV